The following are encoded in a window of Variovorax paradoxus genomic DNA:
- a CDS encoding LysR family transcriptional regulator: MDLQSLTLLVEILDAGNLSAAARRLKMTRANVSYHLNQLERSVGAQLIRRTTRRAEPTEIGLRLYQHGVAIQTELLAARESVTALGEGLQGRVRLSVPSGYGQLVMADWLIDFKRQYPGIVLDVVFENRIEDLLRDEVDIAIRVIPEPPQNLVAREMGPVRYVACATRAYAERHPLPVQLDALRATPVVTAAVIGRQLRISAYQGETRREVILEPTLISENFLFLRQAILAGLGVGLVPDYVVQEDVRRGDVVTTLDDWRLSIFGTQMFMLYMPNRQHTRAIRTFIDFILARVRPEEAEAHSPQ; the protein is encoded by the coding sequence ATGGACCTGCAATCGCTCACCTTGCTGGTGGAAATCCTTGACGCGGGCAACCTGAGCGCGGCGGCCCGCCGGCTCAAGATGACCCGCGCCAACGTCAGCTACCACCTGAACCAGCTGGAGCGCTCGGTCGGCGCGCAGCTGATCCGGCGCACCACCCGCCGCGCCGAGCCCACCGAGATCGGCCTGCGGCTGTACCAGCACGGCGTGGCCATCCAGACCGAGCTGCTGGCGGCGCGCGAATCGGTCACCGCGCTGGGCGAGGGCCTGCAGGGCCGCGTGCGCCTGAGCGTGCCCAGCGGCTACGGCCAGCTCGTGATGGCCGACTGGCTCATCGACTTCAAGCGCCAGTACCCCGGCATCGTGCTCGACGTGGTGTTCGAGAACCGCATCGAAGATTTGCTGCGCGACGAGGTCGACATCGCCATCCGCGTGATTCCCGAGCCGCCGCAGAACCTCGTGGCGCGCGAGATGGGCCCGGTGCGCTATGTGGCCTGTGCCACGCGCGCGTACGCCGAGCGCCACCCGCTGCCTGTGCAGCTTGACGCGCTGCGCGCCACGCCGGTGGTCACGGCCGCCGTCATCGGCCGGCAGCTGCGCATCTCGGCCTACCAGGGCGAGACGCGGCGCGAGGTGATCCTGGAGCCGACGCTGATCTCGGAGAACTTTCTGTTCCTGCGCCAGGCCATCCTCGCGGGCCTGGGCGTGGGCCTCGTGCCCGACTACGTGGTGCAGGAAGACGTGCGCCGCGGCGACGTGGTGACCACGCTGGACGACTGGCGCCTGTCGATCTTCGGCACCCAGATGTTCATGCTCTACATGCCGAACCGCCAGCACACGCGGGCGATCCGGACGTTCATCGATTTCATCCTGGCGCGGGTGCGGCCGGAAGAAGCCGAGGCGCACTCGCCGCAGTAG